The Streptomyces sp. NBC_00691 genome has a segment encoding these proteins:
- a CDS encoding shikimate dehydrogenase: MTLSRRRAAVLGSPIAHSLSPVLHRAAYAALGLDDWSYERFEVDEAGLPGFVGELDDSWAGLSLTMPLKRAIIPLLDGISDTAASVEAVNTVVFHEDGRRVGDNTDIPGMLSALRERGVEKVESAAVLGAGATASSALAALARICAGPVTAYVRSEARAEEMRGWGERLGVDVRTAAWDDAAEAFASPLVVATTPAGTTNALAAAVPDAVGTLFDVLYDPWPTALAAAWSERGGKVVGGLDLLVHQAVLQVEQMTGVPRAPLAAMRAAGEQALAAR; the protein is encoded by the coding sequence ATGACCCTGTCCCGCCGGCGCGCGGCCGTCCTCGGATCGCCCATCGCGCACTCGCTCTCCCCGGTCCTGCACCGGGCCGCGTACGCCGCGCTCGGGCTCGACGACTGGTCGTACGAGCGCTTCGAGGTCGACGAGGCCGGGCTGCCCGGCTTCGTCGGGGAGCTGGACGACAGCTGGGCCGGGCTCTCGCTGACCATGCCGCTCAAGCGGGCGATCATCCCGCTGCTCGACGGGATCAGCGACACGGCCGCCTCGGTCGAGGCCGTCAACACGGTCGTGTTCCACGAAGACGGCCGACGCGTCGGTGACAACACCGACATCCCCGGCATGCTCTCCGCCCTGCGGGAGCGGGGTGTCGAGAAGGTGGAGTCGGCTGCGGTCCTCGGGGCCGGTGCCACCGCCTCCTCCGCGCTCGCCGCGCTCGCCAGGATCTGCGCCGGACCCGTCACCGCGTACGTACGGAGCGAGGCGCGGGCCGAGGAGATGCGCGGCTGGGGCGAGCGGCTCGGCGTGGACGTCCGTACCGCCGCCTGGGACGACGCGGCGGAGGCCTTCGCGTCGCCGCTGGTCGTCGCGACCACCCCCGCCGGCACGACGAACGCCCTCGCGGCGGCCGTCCCCGACGCCGTCGGCACCCTCTTCGACGTCCTGTACGACCCGTGGCCGACCGCGCTCGCCGCGGCCTGGTCCGAACGGGGCGGCAAGGTGGTCGGCGGCCTCGACCTCCTCGTCCACCAGGCCGTCCTGCAGGTCGAGCAGATGACCGGCGTCCCCAGGGCGCCGCTCGCGGCGATGCGGGCGGCCGGGGAGCAGGCCCTGGCGGCCCGTTAG
- the mltG gene encoding endolytic transglycosylase MltG encodes MTEYGRSPGSEPWHPGDPLFGDQGWEGQQPHYPHPQQANQYGQGAQGYQDPYGQGGQTGQVPQAYEGDPYHPYQQNQHQQQQYQQQAQGYVDPQAQQQYQQQAQQHAAQQQYQQAYEQQQHQQYQQQQHQQQYGTGYQDQGGYDTPGHLGQQYDGHWETGQAAMPYGGPPAAPYGGQNPDLYGTPEAYPPPQPPGRRQNPPEPVIDWAPEEEARPEPEPEPEEEKHPFFTGEDDPDDDEYDEEPGRGRGSRGGDRESRSKANKRKGKNGVACLVVALVLAGGVGGVGYFGYQFWQGQFGAAEDYAGTGSGEVQVEIPKGALGNEIGNALKKAGVVKSVDAFVSAQGRNPKGLSIQAGVYTLKKEMSAESAVTLMLNPASQANLIIPEGRRNAWVYEKLDERLDLKPGTTKEVALAKASSLGLPAWAGQHPDIKDPLEGFLFPASYPVAKGGKPEDALRKMVTRANQEYTKLDLEGKAKGLGLKGPWELLTVASLVQAEGKTHDDFRKMAEVIYNRLAPDNRETFQLLQFDSTLNYLKGQSEIKISEKEANSNTDPYNTYKHKGLPPGPISNPGNDALAAMLDPTKDGWIYFVATDGMSKTEFAKTLAEHQKLVDKFNAGN; translated from the coding sequence ATGACTGAGTATGGCCGGAGCCCCGGCTCCGAACCGTGGCACCCCGGGGACCCGCTTTTCGGGGACCAGGGGTGGGAGGGCCAGCAGCCGCACTACCCGCACCCGCAGCAGGCGAACCAGTACGGCCAGGGCGCTCAGGGCTACCAGGACCCGTACGGGCAGGGCGGCCAGACCGGTCAGGTCCCGCAGGCGTACGAGGGCGACCCGTACCACCCGTACCAGCAGAACCAGCACCAGCAGCAGCAGTATCAGCAGCAGGCGCAGGGGTACGTCGATCCGCAGGCGCAGCAGCAGTACCAGCAGCAGGCGCAGCAGCACGCGGCGCAGCAGCAGTACCAGCAGGCGTACGAACAGCAGCAGCACCAGCAGTACCAGCAGCAGCAACATCAGCAGCAGTACGGGACGGGGTACCAGGACCAGGGCGGGTACGACACGCCCGGGCACCTCGGACAGCAGTACGACGGCCACTGGGAGACGGGCCAGGCGGCGATGCCGTACGGCGGCCCTCCGGCCGCTCCGTACGGCGGCCAGAACCCCGACCTGTACGGCACGCCCGAGGCGTACCCCCCGCCCCAGCCTCCCGGCCGCCGGCAGAATCCGCCGGAGCCGGTGATCGACTGGGCGCCGGAGGAAGAGGCCCGGCCGGAGCCCGAGCCGGAGCCGGAGGAGGAGAAGCACCCCTTCTTCACCGGCGAGGACGATCCGGACGACGACGAGTACGACGAGGAGCCGGGCCGGGGCCGGGGCTCCCGCGGCGGCGACCGCGAAAGCCGGAGCAAGGCGAACAAGCGCAAGGGCAAGAACGGTGTGGCGTGCCTGGTCGTCGCGCTGGTCCTCGCGGGCGGCGTCGGCGGCGTCGGCTACTTCGGCTATCAGTTCTGGCAGGGCCAGTTCGGCGCGGCCGAGGACTACGCGGGCACGGGCTCGGGTGAGGTCCAGGTCGAGATCCCGAAGGGCGCGCTGGGCAACGAGATCGGCAACGCCCTGAAGAAGGCGGGCGTCGTCAAGAGCGTCGACGCCTTCGTCTCGGCGCAGGGACGCAATCCCAAGGGCCTCTCCATCCAGGCCGGCGTGTACACGCTGAAGAAGGAGATGTCGGCGGAGAGCGCCGTGACGCTGATGCTGAATCCGGCCAGCCAGGCCAACCTGATCATCCCCGAGGGCAGGCGCAACGCCTGGGTCTACGAGAAGCTCGATGAGCGTCTGGACCTCAAGCCGGGTACGACCAAGGAGGTCGCGCTCGCGAAGGCGAGCAGCCTGGGCCTGCCTGCCTGGGCCGGACAACACCCCGACATCAAGGATCCGCTGGAAGGATTCCTCTTCCCGGCGAGCTACCCGGTCGCGAAGGGCGGGAAGCCGGAGGACGCGCTCCGCAAGATGGTCACGCGTGCCAACCAGGAGTACACGAAGCTCGACCTCGAAGGAAAGGCGAAGGGGCTCGGACTCAAGGGGCCGTGGGAACTTCTGACGGTGGCCAGCCTCGTCCAGGCCGAGGGCAAGACGCACGACGACTTCCGGAAGATGGCCGAGGTCATCTACAACCGCCTGGCGCCGGACAACCGTGAGACGTTCCAGCTGCTGCAGTTCGACTCGACCCTCAACTATCTGAAGGGTCAATCGGAGATCAAGATCTCCGAGAAGGAGGCGAACAGCAACACCGACCCGTACAACACGTACAAGCACAAGGGACTGCCGCCCGGTCCGATCAGCAACCCGGGCAACGACGCCCTCGCCGCCATGCTCGACCCGACGAAGGACGGCTGGATCTACTTCGTCGCCACCGACGGCATGAGCAAGACCGAATTCGCCAAGACGCTCGCCGAGCACCAGAAGCTCGTCGACAAGTTCAACGCGGGGAACTGA
- the ruvX gene encoding Holliday junction resolvase RuvX, protein MRRGRRIAVDVGDARIGVASCDPDGVLATPVETVPGRDVPAAHRRLRQIVEEYEPIEVVVGLPRSLSGREGPAATKVRAFAGEMAKGIAPVPVRLVDERMTTVTATQGLRASGVKAKKGRSVIDQAAAVIILQNALESERVSGNPPGEGVEVVI, encoded by the coding sequence ATGCGTCGCGGCCGCCGTATCGCGGTCGATGTCGGGGACGCCCGGATCGGGGTCGCCTCGTGCGACCCCGACGGGGTCCTCGCCACGCCGGTGGAGACCGTGCCGGGACGCGACGTCCCGGCCGCCCACCGGCGGCTCCGCCAGATCGTCGAGGAGTACGAGCCGATCGAGGTCGTCGTGGGCCTGCCCCGCTCGCTCAGCGGGCGGGAGGGTCCGGCCGCTACCAAGGTCCGTGCTTTCGCGGGGGAGATGGCGAAGGGCATCGCTCCGGTACCGGTCCGGCTGGTCGACGAGCGGATGACCACGGTCACCGCGACCCAGGGGCTGCGGGCCTCCGGCGTGAAGGCCAAGAAGGGGCGGTCCGTCATCGATCAGGCCGCCGCTGTGATCATCCTGCAGAACGCTCTTGAGTCCGAACGGGTATCAGGTAATCCGCCCGGTGAGGGCGTCGAAGTGGTCATCTGA